A single genomic interval of Ammospiza nelsoni isolate bAmmNel1 chromosome 25, bAmmNel1.pri, whole genome shotgun sequence harbors:
- the MAP7D1 gene encoding MAP7 domain-containing protein 1 — protein MPLSDSSPLQRDRPGPPAVALPAQPVSPSPATAVPSAQSVPPRGDQSPPGPPKPPGMEHPKEEALSHPPGQPVPAHAAAPCSVETLPLGSQPPAPAATEGAPPDAKSSLGATAGPSKDVSPRSSRPSASPAASPRPKQDAQKAQARHKQAKERREERAKYLAAKRVLWLEKEEKARLLREKQLEERRKRLEEQRLRAEKRRAVLEERQRQKLEKNKERYEAAIQRSVKKTWAEIRQQRWSWAGALHHGSPAHKDDRSLQLSPWESSIVDRLMTPTLSFLARSRSAVTLAGNGKEQVPVCPRSASASPLSPCHNHRLPHRCWERRKAAAASPDVTPRRRTEPSPKKKEKKEKDRENAKERSALSRERSLRKRQSLPAAQPRLLPAADSSPGPKNRPSSPATPKNRPSSPATPKNHPLSPAMPKNRPSSPATPKARPASPSPALSSPHKPPLPRSVHSSPKVRARAREEQGEQEGQAKTGERKEEERGPAPPALPEPPKVPTEPTAGPPVPAAPGPVPASPPARPPAGTTDREEAARLLAEKRRQAREQREREERERREQEEQERRAQEERAQRAAEEQSRREALARQREEERRLQEEREAQERARAEREEVERLQRQKEEAEVRAREEAERQRLEREKHFQREEQERLERKKRLEEIMKRTRKSDAADTKKKDDKKVVNGKAAEQEDVPGREKHLGPIPKAEELPETETPSAGTPGGTKGLVGEGLQPSSKEAAALVNGVQPGKHENGFSGTEGSKELRDLSHHGGSPGSIIPFGDKEPFLKQAVVKPPQVTEVL, from the exons ATGCCCCTCTCTGACAGCAGCCCTCTGCAGCGTGACCGACCCGGCCCTCCAGccgtggcactgccagcacagcccgtgtcccccagccctgccactgcGGTCCCCTCAGCACAGAGTGTTCCCCCCCGGGGCGACCAGTCCCCCCCTGGACCCCCAAAGCcgccagggatggagcaccccAAGGAAGAGGCGCTGTCCCACCCCCCTggccagcctgtccctgcccacgcTGCTGCCCCGTGCTCCGTGGAGACCCTGCCCCTTGGgagccagcccccagccccagctgccaccGAGGGGGCCCCTCCTGATGCCAAGAGCTCCCTGGGTGCCACAGCTGGGCCCTCAAAGGACGTGAGCCCCCGGAGCAGCCGCccctcagcatctcctgctgccagcccccgGCCCAAGCAAG ATGCCCAGAAAGCCCAGGCAAGGCACAAGCAGGCGAAGGAGCGGCGCGAGGAGCGGGCCAAGTACCTGG CTGCCAAGCGGGTGCTGTggctggagaaggaggagaaggcgCGGCTGCTGCGGGagaagcagctggaggagcGGCGCAAGCGGCTGGAGGAGCAGCGGCTGCGGGCGGAGAAGCGCCGGGCGGTGCTGGAGGAGCGGCAGAGGCAGAAGCTGGAGAAGAAtaag GAGCGCTACGAGGCAGCGATCCAGCGGTCGGTCAAGAAGACGTGGGCAGAGATCCGGCAGCAGCGGTGGTCCTGGGCTGGGGCCCTGCACCACGGCTCCCCTGCACACAAGGATG acCGGAGCTTGCAGCTGAGCCCGTGGGAGAGCAGCATCGTGGACCGGCTGATGACGCCCACCCTGTCCTTCCTGGCGCGCAGCCGGAGCGCCGTGACGCTGGCTGGCAATGGCAAGGAGCAGG TGCCCGTGTGCCCCCGCTCAGCCTCCgccagccccctcagcccctgccacaACCACCGCCTGCCGCACCGCTGCTGGGAGCGCCGGAAGGCGGCCGCCGCCAGCCCTGATGTGACGCCGCGCCGCAGGACCGAGCCCTCGCCC aagaagaaggagaagaaggagaaggatcGGGAGAATGCCAAGGAGCGCAGCGCCCTGTCCCGCGAGCGCAGCCTCAGGAAGCGGCAGTCACTGCCGGCAGCACAGCCCCGGCTCCTGCCTGCGGCTGACAGCAG CCCCGGCCCCAAGAACCGTCCCTCGTCCCCTGCCACTCCCAAGAACCGTCCTTCGTCCCCTGCCACCCCCAAGAACCATCCCTTGTCCCCTGCCATGCCCAAGAACCGTCCCTCATCCCCTGCCACCCCCAAGGCCCGCCCGGcgtcccccagcccagccctcagctCTCCCCACAAGCCGCCCCTGCCTCGAAGTGTCCATTCCTCCCCCAAGGTGCGGGCCAGGGCTcgggaggagcagggggagcaggagggcCAGGCCAAGAcaggggagaggaaggaggaggagcggggtccggcacccccagcccttcctgagccccccaaggTGCCCACAGAGCCGACAGCAG gccccccagtccctgcagcccccggccctgtgccagccagcccCCCAGCCAGACCCCCCGCTGGCACCACGGACCGGGAGGAGGCTGCCCGGCTGTTGGCAGAGAAACGCCGCCAGGCCcgggagcagcgggagcgggAGGAGCGGGAGCGccgggagcaggaggagcaggagag GCGGGCGCAGGAGGAGCGGGCACAGCGGGCGGCCGAGGAGCAGAGCCGGAGGGAGGCCCTGGCGCGGCAGCGGGAGGAGGAGCGGCGGCTGCAGGAGGAACGAGAGGCCCAGGAGAGAGCCCGGGCTGAGCGAGAGGAGGTGGAGCGGCTGCAGAGACAG aaggAAGAGGCCGAGGTGCGGGCGCGCGAAGAGGCAGAGCGGCAGCGCCTGGAGCGGGAGAAGCACTTCCAGCGTGAGGAGCAGGAGCGGCTGGAGAGGAAGAAG CGCCTGGAGGAGATCATGAAGAGGACACGCAAGTCGGACGCAGCAGACACCAAG aagAAGGACGACAAGAAGGTGGTGAACGGGAAAGCAGCCGAGCAGGAAGATGTCCCAG GCCGCGAGAAGCACCTGGGGCCAATCCCCAAGGCAGAGGAGCTCCCTGAGACAGAGACCCCAAGTGCAGGGACGCCGGGGGGAACAAAGGGCTTGGTGGGCGAGGGGCTGCAGCCAAG CTCCAAGGAGGCGGCAGCCCTGGTGAACGGCGTGCAGCCCGGCAAGCATGAGAATGGCTTCTCGGGCACCGAGGGCTCCAAGGAGCTGCGGGATCTGTCCCACCACGGTGGCAGCCCCGGCAGCATCATCCCCTTCGGCGACAAGGAGCCCTTCCTCAAGCAGGCCGTGGTGAAGCCGCCGCAGGTGACAG AGGTGCTGTGA